TTGGCAGAAAGAGACAGAATTTACCGAGGAAGATTTGAAGAATTGAAACGGGAAGTTATGATTGGCGTTGAGGAATTAAGACGACAGGAAGGAATTAATGCCGAAGAGGTTTTTTCAGAATTAGAAGAGGATTTACAACAAATAGAGGCTAAGGGTTTCCCGATGAGTCAGAAATAATGTCAAAGATTATTTTCTCACCCTCAGCTAGATTGGATTTAAAGCAAATTAATAGTTACTTGGCTGGGAAAAATCCGCAAGCTGCTAGAATTTTAAAAGAAAAAATCCAACAGGCTTGTAAAAAATTAGCTAAATTCCCCAATCTGGGACGTAGGCGCGATGAGTTAATCCCTAGATTACGAAGTTTTTCAGTAGAAGATTATCTGATCTTTTATTTCCCTCTTGAAACCGGAATTGAAATCGCAAGAGTAGTCAGTGGATATAGAGATTTAGATGCTATGTTTGATGTTGATTAAGCAAGCGATCGCATCAATCTAAGGGTGTCATTCTTCCCTGCTCCCCAGTAGCATCGGCTGGGGGTTTCTTCGGGAAATTTAAGCTGATCTAAACTTAACAAAAACCTAACAAAACTTCACCGAAAAACTCTTGACTCGGGAAAAAAGAACTGGTACAACTTGACTTAGTAAAATTATGGAGGATACACCATGATGAAAACCAAAAAACTGACCCTCCATAACGCTGCTCCAATTTGGCTACGATTAATATATGAAATTTGAATGGGATGAACGCAAAAATCAAAGCAACCTTATTAAACATGGATTTGACTTCGCCGACGCTTATCGTATCTTTAACTTACCAATGGTTGTTGAATTGGATGAGCGAGAGAATTATGGAGAAACTCGCTTTGTGGCTATTGGTTTACTAGATGGACGAGTCGTTGTTATTGTCTATACTGAACCTGACGCTCAAACAATTCGCATTATATCCTTAAGAAAAGCATTATCTTACGAAGGAAAACATTATGAGCAATATCTCAAAAACAGATTGGAGTAGAATTGATGGGATGAAAGATGAGGATATTGATACTTCTGATATTCCTCCACTATCAGAAGATTTTTGGGTTAAAGCACAATTGCGACTACCGGAAGATATTGTTACTGTAAAAGTCGAAATAGATGCAGAAACTTTTGCTTGGTTTCAATCCCAGGGAGAAACTGCACAAGAACAAATGTCTGTGGCGTTAAAAACTTATGCTCAGGCCAATCAAGCTTTTTCTTCATCTATAACAAAAGTAGAATAGGGGAGCAGGGGGGGTAGCAGGGGAGTACAGGTTTTTGCTCTCATAGTAGGTTGATTCATGAATCAACCTACTATGACTGGACCAGGGAGAGCAGAGAAGCAGCGGTTTTTGCTCTTCTCGGTCCCCCTTTTCCTTGACTCACGAGTGTTAGAAGACTTAGATTCGGATAGATGAACCAGTCTATCTGGCAGTCTGTCCAAAATCTGTTAAAACTATAAGATGCTAAAAAGGCTGCGCTATAATACTCGATCAGGATGATAGCACGGTAATTAGGAGAAGCGATGAACACTATCCAACTGACACCAGAAATAGAAGATTTGATTGCTCAACAAATTAAAACAGGAAAATATCAAGATGATTTAGCCGTTATTGAAGAGGGATTGCGTTTATTGGCAGAAAGAGACAGAATTTACCGAGGAAGATTTGAAGAATTGAAACGGGAAGTCATGATTGGGGTGCAAGAGTTGAAACGTGGGGAAAGTTTTGATGGTAGAGAAGTCATCAACAGATTAAAAGCAAACAATCTTCAGAATTGTGGATATTAAATTATGACCATTATTTTAATATCTTCAACAGCTAAAGAAGCAGAAGTGTTGAACGTTGAGAAAAGTCAGAAAAAAATGCTATTATAGATAGAATCTAGACAACTTATTCCCCTCACAATAGGGAGTTTGCCCTGATGACGAATTTTTCAAAACTCATAAAAGAGCTTCTCAAACCACTGCCTAAAAATGACTACCCCGCTTTAGATACTTTTACATTTTTGTCCTGTTGGATTGGTTTTGCTTTAGATAAAAGCATCGTCAGTATGAGGGACTTATGCAGTAGAATGGTACTTCAAGGAATTAATGTAAATTTATCCACATTTTCTAAGGCAAGCAAAATTAGAGAAACAAGTCCATTTGAGAAAGTCATTGTCGAATTAAATAAGCGTTTAGTTGCCAAAAAAGGAATAGAGAATGCGCGAGCTTTATTTCCTATTGACTCAACAATAATTAGCTTAACCAGTAAATTACTATGGTCCCAGGGATGGCATCAAGTAAAACTATTCTCTGGTCTTAATAGTATCACAACAGAGGTGGTCGGAATACTCATCCATTTTGGTCAAGGTCATGACTCAAAAGAAGGAGGAAAAACGATAGAAGCAATTCCTGTAAATGGAGTTGGAGCAATGGATAGAGGATTTGCGTCTAATCAAAGAATCACCGAATTATTAGAGAGTAGTGACAAGCATTTTGTCTTGAGAGTGAAAAATAATATTAGCCTAGAGATGCTCGAAAATGGCAAGTGTAAACTCGGAAAAGATAAAAGACAAATAGAAGTAAGAGTAGTCGCTTTTTGCGACCTAGAAAGTCAAACAGAATTTCGGCTGGCGACAGATTTACCTCTAGAAGGAGAAGGAGCAGTTAGTAATGAAGAAGTTGCCGAAATTTACATCCAAAGATGGCAAATAGAACTGCTGTGGAAATTTTTAAAAATGCATCTAAAGTTGGATAATCTAATCACTAAAAACGAGAACGGAATCCGCCTACAGATCTATAGTTGCATTATCGCTTATCTGATTCTACAGCTAATAGATATTGAAGAAGGATTTGGGAAAAGCTTATTAGACAAACTGCGCTATTTACAGAGTTTCATGTGTCAACATATTAGCTATGTACACTGGTTCCGGAGGATTGTCTATTCAATTTAAAATTTGATGTTATAGGGGTATTATGCTTGTCAATGTAAAGTTTTATTACAGGATTCAACGTTTCTGCTAAAGAAGATTTAGAAAGCATCAATAATCGGATTGCTTATTCTAATCTTCAAGATGCCAATCAGTTAAACTTATTACTTAAATTAAATCAAGAGAGGATCAATTATGATGACATTAGAACAAGCTCTTATAACAGTTAATCAACTAC
This Microcystis wesenbergii NRERC-220 DNA region includes the following protein-coding sequences:
- a CDS encoding ribbon-helix-helix domain-containing protein; the encoded protein is MNTIQLTTEIEDLIAQQIKTGKYQDDLAVIEEGLRLLAERDRIYRGRFEELKREVMIGVEELRRQEGINAEEVFSELEEDLQQIEAKGFPMSQK
- a CDS encoding type II toxin-antitoxin system RelE/ParE family toxin — its product is MSKIIFSPSARLDLKQINSYLAGKNPQAARILKEKIQQACKKLAKFPNLGRRRDELIPRLRSFSVEDYLIFYFPLETGIEIARVVSGYRDLDAMFDVD
- a CDS encoding BrnT family toxin; this encodes MKFEWDERKNQSNLIKHGFDFADAYRIFNLPMVVELDERENYGETRFVAIGLLDGRVVVIVYTEPDAQTIRIISLRKALSYEGKHYEQYLKNRLE
- a CDS encoding ribbon-helix-helix domain-containing protein; this translates as MNTIQLTPEIEDLIAQQIKTGKYQDDLAVIEEGLRLLAERDRIYRGRFEELKREVMIGVQELKRGESFDGREVINRLKANNLQNCGY
- a CDS encoding IS4 family transposase, with amino-acid sequence MMTNFSKLIKELLKPLPKNDYPALDTFTFLSCWIGFALDKSIVSMRDLCSRMVLQGINVNLSTFSKASKIRETSPFEKVIVELNKRLVAKKGIENARALFPIDSTIISLTSKLLWSQGWHQVKLFSGLNSITTEVVGILIHFGQGHDSKEGGKTIEAIPVNGVGAMDRGFASNQRITELLESSDKHFVLRVKNNISLEMLENGKCKLGKDKRQIEVRVVAFCDLESQTEFRLATDLPLEGEGAVSNEEVAEIYIQRWQIELLWKFLKMHLKLDNLITKNENGIRLQIYSCIIAYLILQLIDIEEGFGKSLLDKLRYLQSFMCQHISYVHWFRRIVYSI